One Halostella limicola genomic window carries:
- the azf gene encoding NAD-dependent glucose-6-phosphate dehydrogenase Azf, which produces MDDPVLLTGAEGRVGQAILGELADAYEWRLLDRDPPRSDPPGEFVVADVTDEETVRDAMGGVGAVIHLAGDPRPEAPWDSVLTNNIDGTKTVFDAAVDAGVDRVVFASSNHAVGAYETDERTPDMYRPADDFLLDGSELPRPSNLYGVSKATGEVLGRYYHDHHDVSVCCVRIGNLTENHPPIDYERGQAMWLSYRDCAHLFDRTLRADYDYEIVYGISDNDRKYYSLDRAREVLGYEPQDNSAHHSDD; this is translated from the coding sequence ATGGACGACCCTGTCTTGCTCACGGGCGCGGAGGGCCGTGTCGGGCAGGCGATCCTGGGCGAGCTGGCGGACGCGTACGAGTGGCGGCTCCTCGACCGGGACCCGCCCCGGAGCGACCCCCCGGGCGAGTTCGTCGTCGCGGACGTGACCGACGAGGAGACGGTCCGCGACGCGATGGGCGGTGTCGGGGCAGTCATCCACCTCGCCGGGGATCCCCGCCCCGAGGCCCCGTGGGACAGCGTACTCACCAACAACATCGACGGGACGAAGACGGTGTTCGACGCGGCGGTCGACGCCGGCGTCGACCGCGTCGTCTTCGCCTCCTCGAACCACGCCGTCGGCGCGTACGAGACCGACGAGCGGACCCCCGACATGTACCGGCCGGCGGACGACTTCCTGCTCGACGGCTCGGAGCTCCCCCGACCGAGCAACCTCTACGGCGTCTCGAAGGCGACCGGCGAGGTGCTCGGTCGCTACTACCACGACCACCACGACGTCTCCGTCTGCTGCGTCCGCATCGGCAACCTCACGGAGAACCACCCCCCGATCGACTACGAGCGCGGCCAGGCCATGTGGCTCTCCTACCGCGACTGCGCCCACCTCTTCGACCGCACGCTCCGGGCCGACTACGACTACGAGATCGTCTACGGGATCAGCGACAACGACCGCAAGTACTACTCGCTCGACCGCGCTCGTGAGGTCCTCGGGTACGAGCCGCAGGACAACTCCGCGCACCACAGCGACGACTGA
- a CDS encoding DUF309 domain-containing protein, with protein sequence MRDHLRAGIAVYNAGEYHAAHDAWEDYWLDLDRGTDDERLLHGLIQFTAAVHHAAERNWAGAAGLVESASGYLAGLPDEYRGVDVAAVRTHLSELGADPERIERGPAPRLTHEGEALSLGDLRFEPAAVAAAVLAEEYERYDADVLRRAAAYGREDLADGQGTSEFVTLVMDFARDAENRAIIYQRLADHVSRRDRRAADVNGLFE encoded by the coding sequence ATGCGCGACCACCTCCGGGCGGGGATCGCGGTGTACAACGCGGGCGAGTACCACGCCGCGCACGACGCCTGGGAGGACTACTGGCTGGACCTCGACCGCGGGACCGACGACGAGCGGCTGCTCCACGGTCTCATCCAGTTCACGGCGGCCGTCCACCACGCCGCGGAGCGCAACTGGGCGGGCGCGGCCGGCCTCGTCGAGAGCGCGAGCGGCTACCTCGCCGGCCTGCCGGACGAGTACCGCGGCGTCGACGTCGCGGCCGTCCGGACCCACCTCTCGGAGCTCGGGGCCGACCCGGAGCGGATCGAGCGCGGCCCCGCACCGCGGCTCACCCACGAGGGCGAGGCGCTCTCGCTCGGCGACCTCCGGTTCGAGCCGGCGGCCGTCGCGGCGGCAGTGCTCGCCGAGGAGTACGAGCGGTACGACGCGGACGTGTTACGGAGAGCGGCGGCGTACGGTCGAGAAGACCTGGCGGACGGGCAGGGGACCAGCGAGTTCGTCACGCTCGTGATGGACTTCGCGCGGGACGCGGAGAACCGCGCCATCATCTACCAGCGCCTCGCCGACCACGTGTCGCGGCGCGACCGGCGAGCGGCGGACGTGAACGGGCTGTTCGAGTAG
- a CDS encoding single-stranded DNA binding protein yields MGEIEDIYADLDADVSLEEFREAVEEKVDQMGGLADEETAAMLIAHELDESEVDGVADVEPGMEDVEFTAKVVGVGDVRTFERDGEDEEDGRVVNVELADETGSIRVTFWDKMAEGAVEQLTVGDVIAIKGRPKEGYNGVEVNVSDVDPDADEEIDVQVQDTYRVEDLSLGLSNVNLAGKVLDTESVRTFDRDDGSEGKVSNLVLGDPTGKVRVTMWDGMADRAEELSSGLSVEVVDGYVRERDGSLELHVGERGAIEEIDEEIEYAPESTPIETLEIGQTVDIGGVVRSADPKRTFDRDDGSEGQVRNIRVQDDTGDVRVALWGDKADKDIAPGDEVAVADVEIQDGWQDDIEASAGWQSTVTVLDEGDAAGGSGDGGDGSADLDSFGGSSDDASSDDASATSSGSSDRGDDAAGGAASGGAAAAVTADGEEVEFTGTVVQAGEPVVLDDGEETMSVDTDEDVRLGQEVTVRGTVTDGRIDADDVF; encoded by the coding sequence ATGGGCGAGATAGAGGATATCTATGCGGACCTCGACGCCGACGTTTCTCTGGAGGAGTTCCGGGAGGCCGTCGAGGAGAAGGTCGATCAGATGGGCGGGCTGGCCGACGAGGAGACGGCGGCGATGCTCATCGCCCACGAGCTCGACGAGAGCGAGGTCGACGGCGTCGCTGACGTCGAACCCGGGATGGAGGACGTCGAGTTCACCGCGAAGGTGGTCGGCGTCGGCGACGTTCGCACGTTCGAGCGCGACGGGGAGGACGAGGAGGACGGCCGCGTCGTCAACGTCGAACTGGCCGACGAAACGGGGTCGATCCGCGTCACCTTCTGGGACAAGATGGCCGAGGGCGCGGTCGAACAGCTCACCGTCGGCGACGTCATCGCGATCAAGGGCCGCCCGAAGGAGGGGTACAACGGCGTCGAGGTCAACGTCAGCGACGTCGACCCGGACGCCGACGAGGAGATCGACGTGCAGGTGCAGGACACCTACCGCGTCGAGGACCTCTCGCTCGGCCTCTCGAACGTGAACCTCGCGGGCAAGGTGCTCGACACGGAGTCCGTGCGCACCTTCGACCGCGACGACGGCAGCGAGGGGAAGGTGTCGAACCTCGTGCTCGGCGACCCGACGGGCAAGGTCCGCGTGACGATGTGGGACGGCATGGCCGACCGCGCCGAGGAGCTCTCATCGGGACTCTCCGTCGAGGTCGTCGACGGTTACGTGCGCGAGCGCGACGGCTCGCTCGAACTCCACGTGGGCGAGCGCGGCGCGATCGAGGAGATCGACGAAGAGATCGAGTACGCCCCCGAGAGCACGCCCATCGAGACGCTGGAGATCGGCCAGACGGTCGACATCGGCGGCGTCGTCCGCTCGGCCGACCCGAAGCGGACGTTCGACCGCGACGACGGCAGCGAGGGGCAGGTCCGAAACATCCGCGTGCAGGACGACACCGGCGACGTGCGCGTGGCGCTGTGGGGCGACAAGGCGGACAAGGACATCGCGCCGGGCGACGAGGTCGCGGTGGCCGACGTGGAGATACAGGACGGCTGGCAGGACGACATCGAGGCCTCGGCCGGATGGCAGTCGACGGTGACGGTGCTGGACGAGGGCGACGCCGCCGGTGGAAGCGGCGACGGCGGCGACGGGTCCGCCGACCTCGACTCGTTCGGCGGGAGTTCCGACGACGCGTCGAGCGACGACGCGAGCGCGACGAGCAGTGGCTCGTCCGACCGCGGCGACGACGCTGCCGGCGGGGCCGCGTCCGGCGGTGCCGCCGCGGCGGTCACGGCCGACGGCGAGGAGGTGGAGTTCACGGGCACCGTCGTGCAGGCGGGCGAACCCGTCGTACTGGACGACGGCGAGGAGACGATGAGCGTCGACACCGACGAGGACGTCCGACTGGGCCAGGAAGTGACGGTGCGCGGGACCGTCACCGACGGGCGGATCGACGCGGACGACGTGTTCTGA
- a CDS encoding histone family protein: MSVELPFAPVDTIIRRNAGDLRVSADAAEELARRIQNHGATLAIDAAERATEEGRKTLMAADFGVEQVVDKDSLELPVAPVDRIARIEIDDSYRVSMDARIALADILEDYADNVAAAAATLARHADRRTIKDEDIETYFKLFD; this comes from the coding sequence ATGAGCGTTGAGTTACCGTTCGCCCCGGTCGACACCATTATTCGACGGAACGCCGGGGACCTGCGGGTGAGCGCCGACGCGGCGGAGGAACTCGCGCGACGCATCCAGAACCACGGGGCGACGCTGGCCATCGACGCGGCCGAACGCGCCACCGAGGAGGGCCGCAAGACGCTGATGGCCGCCGACTTCGGCGTCGAGCAGGTCGTCGACAAGGACTCGCTGGAGCTGCCGGTCGCCCCCGTGGACCGCATCGCGCGAATCGAGATCGACGACAGCTACCGGGTCTCGATGGACGCGCGGATCGCGCTCGCGGACATCCTCGAGGACTACGCCGACAACGTCGCGGCCGCCGCCGCGACGCTCGCGCGGCACGCCGACCGGCGAACCATTAAGGACGAGGACATCGAGACGTACTTCAAGCTCTTCGATTGA
- a CDS encoding histone deacetylase family protein, with amino-acid sequence MKFGYSEVCLEHDTGERHPEIPDRLRAIREGLKREYGVQYVDPAPADEAAIEAVHDPDYVDEFRQFCADGGGNWDPDTVAVERTWDAALQSAGLAQWAAEEALAGADGRDTPFSIGRPPGHHAVTDDAMGFCFVNNVAVAAQTALDEHDEVDRVGVVDWDVHHGNGTEEIFYDRDDVYFVSTHEEGIYPGTGEVDETGEGDGEGYTLNAPLPAGSGDAEFAAVFDDVIAPALAEFDPDLLLVSAGFDAHRHDPISRLRVSTEGYGVLTDRVRSMADETDAPLAFVLEGGYGLDVLAEGVRMVHEVFDGRKPMETDDDVDDDVRERIAELRENHGLGEK; translated from the coding sequence ATGAAGTTCGGCTACAGCGAGGTCTGCCTCGAACACGACACGGGCGAGCGCCACCCCGAGATCCCCGACCGCCTGCGGGCGATCCGAGAGGGACTGAAGCGGGAGTACGGCGTGCAGTATGTCGACCCCGCGCCCGCGGACGAGGCGGCGATCGAGGCGGTGCACGACCCCGACTACGTCGATGAGTTCCGTCAGTTCTGCGCCGACGGGGGCGGGAACTGGGACCCCGACACGGTCGCCGTCGAGCGGACCTGGGACGCCGCCCTCCAGAGCGCCGGGCTGGCGCAGTGGGCGGCCGAAGAGGCGCTCGCTGGAGCCGACGGCAGGGACACGCCGTTCTCGATCGGTCGGCCGCCGGGCCACCACGCCGTCACCGACGACGCGATGGGGTTCTGCTTCGTGAACAACGTCGCCGTCGCCGCCCAGACCGCGCTCGACGAGCACGACGAGGTCGACCGCGTCGGCGTCGTCGACTGGGACGTCCACCACGGCAACGGCACGGAGGAGATATTCTACGACCGCGACGACGTCTACTTCGTCTCGACCCACGAGGAGGGGATCTACCCCGGCACCGGCGAGGTCGACGAGACCGGCGAGGGCGACGGCGAGGGGTATACGCTGAACGCCCCGCTCCCCGCCGGCTCCGGCGACGCGGAGTTCGCCGCGGTCTTCGACGACGTGATCGCGCCGGCGCTGGCGGAGTTCGACCCCGACCTCCTGCTCGTCTCCGCGGGGTTCGACGCCCACCGGCACGACCCCATCTCCCGCCTGCGCGTCTCCACAGAAGGGTACGGCGTCCTCACGGACCGCGTCCGGTCGATGGCAGACGAGACGGACGCGCCGCTGGCGTTCGTCCTCGAAGGCGGGTACGGTCTCGACGTGCTCGCGGAGGGCGTTCGGATGGTCCACGAGGTGTTCGACGGGCGGAAGCCGATGGAGACCGACGACGACGTCGACGACGACGTCCGGGAGCGGATCGCCGAGCTACGCGAGAATCACGGCCTCGGCGAGAAGTAG